One segment of Xanthomonas oryzae pv. oryzae DNA contains the following:
- a CDS encoding DUF3228 family protein has product MSIVLTQFARTRLFPRDGRRNAIQDCTPEQFIQRLNEETPLRVIEGYAPFCQLHVHRNWTSTRCLTVPITDDNRHLLRSGYEARSPQELAVLVRWFEGVEPPVAAYLLPILYSRDQLAKEGTPIESDWGVVGCLYTAEPDEIPMAPITMLRNALGVEEGGSGTPLDRDAYRRSVAFWERNANWRG; this is encoded by the coding sequence ATGTCGATCGTCCTGACCCAGTTCGCCCGCACCCGCCTGTTCCCGCGCGATGGCCGTCGCAATGCCATCCAGGACTGCACGCCCGAGCAGTTCATCCAGCGGCTCAACGAGGAGACACCGCTTCGCGTGATCGAGGGCTACGCGCCGTTTTGCCAGCTGCATGTGCATCGCAACTGGACCTCCACCCGCTGCCTCACTGTCCCCATCACCGATGACAACCGGCACCTGCTGCGTTCCGGCTACGAGGCGCGCAGCCCGCAGGAATTGGCCGTGCTGGTGCGTTGGTTCGAAGGTGTCGAGCCACCGGTGGCCGCCTATCTGCTGCCCATCCTCTACAGCCGCGATCAGCTGGCCAAGGAAGGCACGCCCATCGAGTCAGACTGGGGTGTGGTCGGTTGTCTCTACACCGCAGAGCCGGACGAAATTCCGATGGCACCGATCACCATGTTGCGCAATGCCTTGGGCGTGGAAGAGGGCGGCTCGGGCACGCCGCTGGACCGCGATGCCTATCGGCGTAGCGTTGCGTTCTGGGAGCGCAATGCCAATTGGCGTGGGTGA
- the ahcY gene encoding adenosylhomocysteinase codes for MNAVTKITPHADYKIADISLADWGRKELDIAEHEMPGLMSIRRKHAQTTPLKDVRITGSLHMTIQTAVLIETLKDIGANVRWASCNIFSTQDHAAAAIAATGTPVFAWKGETLEEYWDCTLDALTFTLPDGTLTGPELVVDDGGDVTLLIHKGYELENGSTWVDEPASSHEESVIKALLKRVAVERPGYWARVVKDWKGVSEETTTGVHRLYQIAEAGKLLIPAINVNDSVTKSKFDNLYGCRESLADGLKRAMDVMLAGKVAVVCGYGDVGKGSAASLRAYGARVVVTEIDPICALQASMEGFEVNTIESTLGRADIYVTTTGNKDIITVEHLQAMKDQAIVCNIGHFDNEIQVDALKALKDVQKINIKPQVDKYVFPNGNAIFLLADGRLVNLGCATGHPSFVMSNSFANQTLAQIDLWEKRDTYEKKVYILPKHLDEEVARLHLEKIGVKLTTLTKDQADYLGVDVAGPYKPDHYRY; via the coding sequence ATGAACGCTGTCACAAAGATTACCCCGCACGCCGATTACAAGATTGCCGATATCTCCCTGGCCGATTGGGGCCGCAAGGAGCTGGACATCGCCGAGCATGAAATGCCGGGCCTGATGTCGATCCGTCGCAAGCATGCGCAGACCACGCCGCTGAAGGACGTACGCATCACCGGCTCGCTGCACATGACCATCCAGACCGCGGTGCTGATCGAAACGCTCAAGGACATCGGCGCCAATGTGCGCTGGGCCTCGTGCAACATCTTCTCCACCCAGGACCACGCTGCCGCGGCGATCGCCGCCACCGGCACCCCCGTGTTCGCCTGGAAGGGCGAGACGCTGGAAGAATACTGGGACTGCACCCTGGACGCGCTGACCTTCACCCTGCCCGACGGCACCCTCACCGGCCCGGAGCTGGTGGTGGACGACGGCGGCGACGTCACCCTGCTGATCCACAAGGGCTATGAGCTCGAAAACGGCAGCACCTGGGTCGACGAGCCGGCCTCCTCGCACGAAGAGAGCGTCATCAAGGCACTGCTGAAGCGCGTGGCCGTCGAGCGCCCGGGTTATTGGGCCCGCGTGGTCAAGGACTGGAAGGGCGTCTCCGAAGAGACCACCACCGGCGTGCACCGCCTGTATCAGATCGCCGAAGCCGGCAAGCTGCTGATTCCGGCCATCAACGTCAACGACTCGGTCACCAAGAGCAAGTTCGACAACCTCTATGGTTGCCGCGAGTCGCTGGCCGATGGCCTCAAGCGCGCCATGGACGTGATGCTGGCCGGCAAGGTCGCCGTGGTCTGCGGCTACGGCGACGTGGGCAAAGGCAGCGCCGCCTCGCTGCGTGCCTATGGCGCCCGCGTGGTGGTCACCGAGATCGACCCGATCTGCGCCCTGCAGGCATCGATGGAAGGCTTCGAAGTCAACACCATCGAATCCACCCTGGGCCGTGCCGACATCTATGTCACCACTACCGGCAATAAGGACATCATCACCGTCGAGCACCTGCAGGCGATGAAGGACCAGGCCATCGTCTGCAACATCGGCCACTTCGACAACGAGATCCAGGTCGATGCGCTCAAGGCGCTGAAGGACGTGCAGAAGATCAACATCAAGCCGCAGGTGGACAAGTACGTGTTCCCCAACGGCAACGCGATCTTCCTGCTGGCCGATGGCCGCCTGGTGAACCTGGGCTGCGCCACCGGCCACCCGAGCTTCGTGATGTCAAACTCGTTCGCCAACCAGACCCTGGCTCAGATCGACCTGTGGGAAAAGCGCGACACCTACGAGAAGAAGGTCTACATCCTACCCAAGCACCTGGATGAAGAAGTTGCGCGTCTGCACCTGGAAAAGATCGGCGTGAAGCTGACCACCCTCACCAAGGACCAGGCCGACTACCTCGGCGTGGACGTGGCTGGCCCGTACAAGCCGGATCATTACCGCTACTGA
- a CDS encoding sulfotransferase domain-containing protein: MGMPSKQREYSNRFFDSTVWNDFAFRDDDVVIASYAKAGTTWVQQIVAQLIFGGAEEIEVSRLSPWFDSVYPDKATKQRLLAEQRHRRFVKTHLPADALVLSERARYLYVGRDARDIVWSLYDHQRAVSADAQARLDAEPSSNGKLRVMPPPTCSVEDYFQTWMRADGAPLWPFWEGVRSWWALRDYDNVLLVHYAALLHDLPAQVRRIAAFLDIPLDAPCCERVLAHCSLDYMRAHAARYVPQGAGFWRDGGRAFFNQGLNGRWRDRLAPAVDAAYRQHVVAELGAECARWLATGDVASAAHATTGRVA; this comes from the coding sequence GTGGGCATGCCCTCCAAGCAGCGCGAATATTCCAATCGCTTTTTCGACTCGACAGTCTGGAACGACTTCGCCTTTCGCGACGACGATGTCGTCATCGCCAGCTATGCCAAGGCAGGGACGACCTGGGTGCAGCAGATCGTCGCGCAACTGATCTTCGGCGGCGCCGAGGAGATCGAGGTCTCGCGGCTGTCGCCCTGGTTCGACTCGGTGTATCCGGACAAGGCCACCAAACAGCGGCTGCTCGCCGAGCAACGCCATCGCCGCTTCGTGAAAACCCATCTGCCCGCCGATGCGCTGGTGCTATCCGAACGCGCCCGCTATCTCTACGTCGGCCGCGATGCGCGCGACATCGTCTGGAGCCTGTACGACCATCAGCGGGCAGTCAGCGCGGATGCGCAGGCGCGTCTGGATGCGGAGCCGTCCAGTAACGGTAAATTGAGGGTGATGCCGCCGCCCACGTGCTCGGTCGAGGACTATTTCCAGACCTGGATGCGTGCGGACGGTGCGCCGCTGTGGCCGTTCTGGGAGGGCGTGCGTTCCTGGTGGGCGCTGCGCGATTACGACAACGTGCTGCTGGTGCATTACGCCGCGTTGCTGCATGACCTGCCTGCGCAAGTGCGGCGCATTGCCGCATTCCTGGATATCCCGCTGGATGCCCCGTGCTGCGAGCGCGTGCTGGCGCACTGCAGTCTGGACTACATGCGCGCGCATGCGGCGCGCTACGTTCCACAGGGCGCCGGTTTCTGGCGCGACGGCGGCCGAGCCTTCTTCAATCAAGGTCTCAATGGACGGTGGCGCGACCGACTGGCACCGGCAGTCGATGCGGCCTATCGGCAGCATGTTGTCGCCGAGCTGGGCGCCGAGTGCGCGCGTTGGCTCGCCACCGGCGATGTTGCGTCGGCGGCGCATGCGACGACCGGGAGGGTTGCTTAG
- a CDS encoding class I SAM-dependent methyltransferase, which translates to MGGSSAHAYDQVSQYYDRLRDHYWAVASAAQCAQALAAMVGSGTALELGVGTGHIALPLAAGGATVCGIDNSPGMLDMLRAKPGAERLTLVCDDFVDVPVAGPFDLIYSVYSLGYLLTQDAQLRCLRAVRERLATSGVFVLQTMVPQAETLLADGKVRLLEAPALDDGDVPVMLMCSSADPAQQLIQQRIVMIGESATRVFKDRYRYLWPSELDLMARIAGLRLRARWGDWSGQPFTARSRSQISVYEPAAMDADEASARG; encoded by the coding sequence ATGGGTGGATCGTCGGCGCACGCCTACGATCAGGTGTCGCAGTACTACGATCGCCTGAGGGACCACTACTGGGCCGTTGCCAGTGCAGCGCAGTGTGCGCAGGCATTGGCGGCGATGGTCGGCAGCGGCACGGCGCTGGAGTTGGGGGTCGGCACCGGCCACATTGCGCTGCCGCTGGCAGCTGGCGGCGCGACAGTCTGCGGCATCGACAACTCGCCTGGCATGTTGGACATGCTGCGTGCAAAGCCCGGTGCGGAGCGACTGACCCTGGTCTGCGACGATTTCGTCGATGTCCCGGTCGCCGGGCCATTCGACCTGATCTATTCGGTGTACTCGCTCGGCTATCTGTTGACGCAGGATGCGCAGTTGCGTTGCCTGCGCGCCGTGCGCGAGCGCCTGGCAACGTCCGGCGTGTTCGTCCTGCAGACGATGGTGCCGCAGGCGGAGACGTTGCTGGCGGACGGCAAGGTGAGGTTGTTGGAGGCGCCGGCCCTGGACGATGGCGACGTGCCGGTGATGCTGATGTGCTCCAGCGCCGATCCGGCCCAGCAGCTGATACAGCAGCGCATCGTGATGATCGGGGAGTCGGCGACCCGCGTCTTCAAAGATCGCTATCGCTACCTCTGGCCTTCCGAGCTGGATCTGATGGCACGGATCGCCGGCTTGCGCTTGCGGGCCAGATGGGGCGACTGGAGCGGGCAGCCCTTTACCGCGCGCAGCCGTAGCCAGATTTCCGTGTATGAGCCTGCCGCGATGGATGCAGACGAGGCGAGCGCACGCGGCTGA
- a CDS encoding sulfotransferase family protein has product MSLQVLGAGLGRTGTLSLKFALEHLGFGPCYHATEVAANMRTALPLWNAAERGAADWSAIFAGYRSSTDHPGCYYWRQLIEVYPQAKVVLTVRDPDSWFESVTQTILMPGRKSTFVGPEGETFSTFLKQQMGGRSQDRAFMVDYFNRWNQAVIDTVPADRLLVFSARQGWAPLCSFLGVPVPHKPYPHLHARPRLRWFTRGLRLPDDVAARERHVREYLEYLREDLFG; this is encoded by the coding sequence ATGTCGTTACAAGTGCTTGGTGCTGGCCTAGGCAGAACCGGGACGCTGTCGCTGAAGTTCGCGCTGGAACATTTGGGATTTGGACCCTGTTATCACGCCACCGAGGTCGCCGCGAACATGCGTACGGCACTGCCGCTGTGGAATGCCGCCGAACGCGGTGCTGCAGACTGGTCGGCCATCTTCGCCGGCTACCGTTCGAGTACCGACCATCCTGGTTGCTATTACTGGCGGCAATTGATTGAGGTATATCCGCAGGCCAAGGTCGTCCTGACAGTGCGCGATCCCGACAGCTGGTTCGAGTCGGTGACCCAGACCATCCTGATGCCGGGCAGAAAGAGCACCTTCGTCGGCCCCGAAGGCGAGACATTCAGTACTTTCTTGAAACAACAGATGGGTGGGCGCAGTCAGGACCGCGCCTTCATGGTGGACTACTTCAACCGCTGGAATCAGGCAGTGATCGATACGGTGCCAGCCGATCGGCTGCTGGTATTTTCGGCTCGGCAAGGCTGGGCGCCGCTATGCAGCTTCCTCGGCGTACCGGTGCCGCACAAGCCCTACCCACACTTGCACGCACGGCCGCGGCTGCGTTGGTTTACGCGCGGCTTGCGTCTGCCGGACGACGTTGCCGCACGCGAGCGACATGTGCGCGAATATCTGGAGTACCTGCGCGAAGATCTGTTCGGATAA